The Doryrhamphus excisus isolate RoL2022-K1 chromosome 22, RoL_Dexc_1.0, whole genome shotgun sequence genome segment TGTCAGACTGGGCCTCCAGAGACTTCAGGTTGTTGGTGACGTTCTTCAGCTCTTCTTCCAGGTCGCTACACTTCCTGTGGGGGAGAGACATAACTCACTGTGGTTAGCCTGGCACGTTAGCGCAGAAACGACACTTCAATGAATGAAGATTGTATCAAAGATGTTAAATTATCTCACAGTTCTGCCACCTCCGCCCTCTCCTCTGCTCTCTCCAAGTCGCTCTCCAGGATCACCATCTTACGGGCCACCTGGAAAGGACACAAAATATTAGCGTTCAGCTTCCTCCTTGGTAAGGTTTCACGGGAGTCGTCATCGGACCTCCTCGTATTTTCGGTCGGACTCCTCGGCGATGTGTTTGGCTTCTTTGAGTTGCAGCTCCTGaatctccatcttctcctcgtCTTTCATGGCTCGGTTCTCCACCACTTTCATGCCTCTGAAGGAGCGCAAAGACAAACATTGAAGGAATTCACACAAGCACTTTCTTTGGAGGGCATTTATTTGCTTGTTTTGTAAGAAAATGATCTACAAAACATATTTCAAAAGGAGTGGCAAGGACTATAAtagaaatataatgaaaaaaaatatataaaaataaatataatttaaaaaataataattaagcaTTTCCTAAATTCTAGATAAAGGTGATTGTCTGGCAGCTAGCCTGATTGTTTTACTGTAATGGGTTATTACTGCTGTTAGAAAGCTCATGTATATTTGACCGTTAAATAGCTAACTAAATAGAACTGTATCAGTGGACCTAATAGTGATCCCTGGGGGATACCCTTTCTATGAAAATTCTCTGGATGGATACGCAGGCATATGGATATGCCTATACGGATAGGCATATATCTTTTCTGCATCAATAAACTATCAACCCACGAAGTCTAGCTTAtcaagctaaatgctaacaggaagtgagcTTCTGCAAGCACTCGATCATGTTGATTTTTACGATTCTACGATGAAAACTCTCTGgatagacagacagatggattAACACATAATTCATGATCGATACACTTCTAATCAAGTGAAATTTAGCTAAGAAAGGTAAATGCTAGAtgctaacaggaagtgagcTTCTGCAAGGACTTGATCATATTGGTCCCCGAgggtcacctttttttttttcctgcgaTGCAAACTCTCCAGATAAACACATAAGTCATGATCAAATCAAATTTAGCTAACAAAGGTAAATGCTAAAAAGAAGAtgctaacaggaagtgagcTTTGTGACAATACGGGACTACGTTCACCCAAgcattgatttaatttttttttttttttttttttaaggatccTTCCGTCACCTTTCGCTTTCGTCGGCCATCTTCTCAGCCTCCTCCAGCTTCTGCAGGGCCGTGGCCAGCCTCTCCTGGGCCCgatccagctcctcctccaccagCTGGATCCTGCGGTTCAAGGACGCCACATCGCCCTCCGCCTGCAGGGAGGGGCACACAGGCAGGGAGAGGGTCAGAGTTGGAGCAGGGAAGCGTGTCTGGAGAGGAAGGAGGTTTGCCAAGCGGACGGTTGTGCAGTTTTAGCACGTCAGCCCAGAATTCCCGCAGCTTGACCTACTGCCTCGCTCGGCCTGGCTGCGCCCAGATGGCCTACAAACACGGCGAGGCGCAGCCGCTGACACGTTCAAGCCGGTGACGTAACCTGAACAGGCACAGCTGGCCTCACTATAGTGTCTTCCTGCGAGCAGCCCACCctcgcccccctccctcccccctggATGTGGGGATGGATGCATTGTTGGTGCCTGTTTCCTGTGGCGCTGATAACACGGCCTGATGGCTACTTCCTGTAGGCTGGGGGGGATCATCTGGATCTCTTTTTGGTGTGGAAACATGGACAATGAAATGACCGAATGATATTTGGgagtcattgattcattcattgaacGCATTACCACCATAACAAGAGGATTCTATGCACTGGAAACTCAAATGTAGTACttagaaaaatattaataacatacatatatattattacatataatttcatatagtatatataaattctaaaaaatatatatatatatatttaaatattttaaatatattttatactatttttttaaaaggaagttaatattaaaatatttaataatgaatatttcaaTTCAACAAttgttgttaaaaatatatatatataacatcaaaatatattaaaatttgtgattttaacTTAATGTTATcaattttaatagattttttattcccaaaattaaattatatattttctaaaatgtaaaaatacaatcagaataagagtttaaaataatatttcataaaattgtcagccaatatcaataaatatttcatctatgtatttttgtatcgatgtcaaatcaataataaactCCCGAGAGGGACCACGCTTGGGATTTTCTTCTTGGAAAAACTTTGTTGAAGTATGGTGAAAGTGGATTGGTGTGAGTTTTAAGTTACATAAGACACCCAAAGGGAGTCAGTGAACGTCCCATTGTTGGGTCTCATCATTTTGAAAGAGTTTTAcagcacaaaaaaagtcaaaataacttcATGAATTCATTGAGAGAATTCTTCCTCTGCTAAAAGTTCGattggggaaggggggggggtaaaaaagaGGAATAATGCGTCATGGCGGAGTGTTGCCTTCAGGCCAACAGCGCAAAGAAAGACAAATAAGAatgaaatggatggaaggatttCAATCTCACTTTTTCTCGCAGCTCCCTCTCAGTATCCAGCTCCCTTTGGACGGCCATGGCGCGCTCATCCGCCTCATCAACTTGCTGCTGGAGGGCTTGGATTTTCTTCTTCACCGCTTCCATTATTACAAGAAGAATAACCGTTTGTGTACGagaaaccccaaaaaacaaaaacagctgcTTGTGTGTTCTATTCTGTGTCCAAAGTGGCGTCGATTAGCGTCTAACTTTTGTTAGAAAACTTCagtttttttctcttcctcctcctttttcttcttcttctaggGCAGGCAGGAAATAAGGGACGTGCAGTGGGGAGATGTTGCAATGAGAGGGGAGGTGCCGTGAGAGCTTTCAGGAAATTTATGGAGAATTCCTCCAATCCTGGGAAGAGCTAGGGTTCTGGTGACGTCACGCGCGCGAGAGGGAAGTGCTTTTGTGTCCGCGGCGAGCATGCGCACAAGCAAGGTGAGCAAAGTCCGTCCCCCCTGGGCGTGTgctagtgtgtgtgtcatttggAGAGTGTGTACTTATAAGGCAAACGTCAAGTGCTGGCCTCAGGCTGCATTTTTGTGCTCTGATTAAATCACGTCCGCCATGATGCATCATTGATAAAGATGGATTGTTTTGTACATTTAGTTATAATACATCATTCATTTAACAACATtatgaaaaaagtcaacatttcacATTAGTGAAGTTGTAATTTGACATTATAAGGACAAAATAACatcttttaaaggggacctatgatgcgttttccttttttctgacctataaatgtagttagaatgttgtattctggtgttaaatgatgccaaaaattcaaataatgaggtttgcgcatttggaagtgagccttaaAAAGAAGTGggtcactgtgacatcacagtgagccgacttccttatatgggcctGGGCACGAGCCTTCCAagctgagtgtgaccaatcacagcagagtgggcgtgccccgAAGCGGgccatggatggaataaattcaaacagcgttttggaaatccaattaaaatgcagctggaataggtacagatgctggaagatctagaaagctttctgtgctggtcatTGTGTGTAGGGGGTCAAACCTCGGCTCTGACCTAACAAAAAGtagaaaattttaatttaacaaaagaAAATCTTTATTGTGAGGAGAAATTTTATAGTATGTTGAATTATTAGCGCAAAAATTTATTTCACAGAAATTGTTTAGTTatgagcaaaaatgtaaaagatacaaaatctgaattaaaaaaaaataagagaaaagCTATCTGTGCTGGTCATTGTGTATAGGGGGTCAAACCTCGGCTCTTTC includes the following:
- the LOC131109694 gene encoding tropomyosin alpha-4 chain-like isoform X3, giving the protein MEAVKKKIQALQQQVDEADERAMAVQRELDTERELREKAEGDVASLNRRIQLVEEELDRAQERLATALQKLEEAEKMADESERGMKVVENRAMKDEEKMEIQELQLKEAKHIAEESDRKYEEVARKMVILESDLERAEERAEVAELKCSDLEEELKNVTNNLKSLEAQSDKYSEKEDRYEEEIKVLNDRLKEAETRAEFAERSVAKLEKTIDDLEDNLSHAKEENLGMHHVLDQTLQELNSL
- the LOC131109694 gene encoding tropomyosin alpha-4 chain-like isoform X4 produces the protein MEAVKKKIQALQQQVDEADERAMAVQRELDTERELREKAEGDVASLNRRIQLVEEELDRAQERLATALQKLEEAEKMADESERGMKVVENRAMKDEEKMEIQELQLKEAKHIAEESDRKYEEVARKMVILESDLERAEERAEVAELKCSDLEEELKNVTNNLKSLEAQSDKYSEKEDRYEEEIKVLNDRLKEAETRAEFAERSVAKLEKTIDDLEDELYNQKLKYKAISEELDHALNDMNTL